One Acidobacteriota bacterium genomic region harbors:
- a CDS encoding galactosyltransferase-related protein: MLSIVVTWRDRRELGRALPALAAAARSIGRTEPVEGMVPSDGDVTVVNFGGDRGLLAEQLEEAVRHGKQELENVRIVDAGPQRYFHKARAQNLGAGATKHPFLFFCDCDIVVEPAVIAGLLHRLHQRPGTFATLAGVRESEQNSRRAGHVVRFGYQLRLRTADGRELEILDHEEDAEDGTRQAPGLLMVRREDFLRIDGYNAELHGWGWEDQDMISRLTLGAGLERIQQGHALHLSHDDQARIGAYPATRDRWESRDRMFRTALANYDRADFQGTYRQDVRDYPSASISLEELLASDQ, encoded by the coding sequence ATGCTCTCCATCGTCGTCACCTGGCGGGACCGCCGCGAGCTCGGCCGCGCCCTTCCCGCCCTCGCCGCCGCCGCCCGATCCATCGGAAGGACCGAGCCCGTCGAGGGCATGGTGCCCTCCGATGGGGACGTGACGGTGGTCAACTTCGGCGGTGACCGCGGGCTCCTCGCGGAGCAACTGGAGGAGGCCGTCCGCCACGGGAAGCAAGAGCTGGAGAACGTCCGCATCGTCGACGCCGGCCCCCAGCGCTACTTCCACAAAGCCCGCGCTCAAAACCTCGGCGCCGGCGCCACGAAGCACCCCTTCCTCTTCTTCTGCGACTGCGACATCGTGGTGGAGCCGGCGGTGATCGCCGGCCTGCTCCACCGCCTGCACCAGCGTCCGGGCACGTTCGCCACTCTCGCCGGGGTTCGCGAGTCGGAGCAGAACTCCCGCCGCGCCGGCCACGTGGTGCGCTTCGGCTACCAGCTGCGTCTGCGCACCGCCGACGGCCGCGAGCTGGAGATCCTCGACCACGAGGAAGATGCCGAGGACGGCACCCGCCAGGCGCCGGGGCTGCTGATGGTACGGCGCGAAGATTTTCTGCGCATCGACGGCTACAACGCCGAGCTCCACGGCTGGGGCTGGGAGGATCAGGACATGATCAGCCGCCTGACCCTCGGCGCCGGTCTAGAGCGCATCCAGCAGGGCCACGCCCTCCACCTCTCCCACGACGACCAAGCCCGCATCGGCGCCTACCCGGCCACCCGCGACCGCTGGGAGAGCCGCGACCGCATGTTCCGCACCGCTCTCGCCAACTACGACCGCGCCGACTTCCAGGGCACCTACCGCCAGGACGTCCGGGACTACCCCTCGGCCTCTATATCCCTGGAGGAGCTCCTCGCCAGCGACCAATAG
- a CDS encoding zf-HC2 domain-containing protein: MTQDLETLLAELIEASPGGQPPHPEPALLLRYWDQELDPEEAAAVREHLVACRACTAALVDLEALEELKGPASDSEEPADYSTADHATADYATAAAWRDLRARLAEEEDSSEAPAAASAPSPSRNRPPADGRARAWIPRLAAVLAAAVVGLGIWVAQLSEQEQTLEDQVADLSAPQANPAVLYLDALTRNEDATPPTLPASRRAMVFLTPPVEPAASSYRVEIHDAEGTPWLTLDDLELQELGALRLSFIPQPPSLGEHRLRLYAKGEEEPLATYPLLLIAPPEHSPEP; encoded by the coding sequence ATGACCCAAGATCTGGAAACCCTCTTGGCAGAGCTCATCGAGGCTTCTCCCGGCGGCCAGCCGCCCCACCCCGAGCCCGCCCTGCTGCTGCGCTACTGGGATCAGGAGCTGGACCCGGAAGAGGCCGCGGCAGTGCGCGAGCACCTGGTGGCCTGTCGCGCCTGCACCGCGGCGCTGGTGGACCTGGAAGCGCTGGAAGAGCTGAAAGGTCCTGCCAGCGACAGCGAGGAGCCGGCGGACTATTCCACCGCAGACCATGCCACCGCAGACTATGCCACCGCCGCCGCCTGGCGGGACCTGCGGGCGCGCCTCGCCGAGGAGGAGGATTCCTCCGAGGCTCCCGCGGCCGCTTCGGCGCCGAGTCCTTCCCGCAATCGTCCCCCGGCGGATGGCCGCGCCCGCGCTTGGATCCCCCGCCTCGCCGCGGTGCTCGCCGCAGCGGTAGTGGGGCTTGGAATCTGGGTCGCCCAACTGTCCGAGCAGGAACAGACCCTGGAAGACCAGGTTGCCGACCTCTCCGCTCCCCAGGCAAATCCAGCAGTCCTCTACCTCGATGCCCTGACCCGGAACGAGGACGCAACGCCGCCAACTCTCCCTGCCAGCCGGCGCGCCATGGTCTTCCTCACCCCACCGGTGGAGCCCGCCGCCAGCTCCTATCGGGTGGAGATTCACGATGCCGAGGGAACCCCCTGGCTAACCCTCGATGACCTCGAACTGCAGGAGTTGGGTGCGCTACGGCTGAGCTTCATCCCCCAACCGCCGAGCCTCGGCGAGCACCGCCTGCGGCTCTACGCCAAGGGCGAAGAGGAACCCTTGGCCACCTATCCTCTGCTGCTCATCGCCCCGCCGGAGCACTCGCCCGAGCCGTGA
- a CDS encoding 1-deoxy-D-xylulose-5-phosphate synthase N-terminal domain-containing protein, with translation MDLATLAAEATELRREILQALYDCGGGHYGGTLSVLDLLLTLYRCQLRIFPDHPEDPHRDRLILSKGHAALALYAVQRRLGFYHHPLAGYGTATSPLEGHPDVAELPEVEFSTGSLGQGLSVGVGMALALREQQPEAAPRSLPQVWVVLGDGECQEGQVWEAAMLAARLGLTNLTAVIDANGYQEYGWAPQGDPCPVPDLPAKLRAFGWRVTEVDGHDHGNLAQVFDQIITSSEEPGARSPAAVVARTVKGKGVPLAEADPLRFHCTTVTQEEHHRMLAGLS, from the coding sequence ATGGATCTCGCCACTCTGGCGGCGGAGGCGACGGAGTTGCGGCGGGAGATCCTTCAGGCTCTCTACGATTGCGGCGGCGGCCACTACGGGGGCACCCTCAGCGTTCTCGACCTCCTCCTCACCCTCTACCGCTGTCAGCTCCGGATCTTCCCGGACCACCCCGAAGATCCCCATCGGGATCGCTTGATCCTCTCCAAAGGCCACGCCGCCCTCGCCCTCTACGCGGTTCAGCGCCGCCTTGGCTTCTACCACCACCCGCTGGCCGGCTACGGCACCGCCACCTCGCCGCTGGAGGGCCACCCCGACGTCGCCGAGCTACCGGAGGTGGAGTTCTCCACCGGCTCGCTGGGGCAGGGCCTGTCGGTGGGGGTGGGCATGGCGCTGGCGCTGCGCGAGCAGCAGCCGGAAGCGGCGCCTCGCTCGCTGCCCCAGGTGTGGGTAGTGTTGGGGGACGGGGAGTGCCAAGAAGGCCAGGTGTGGGAAGCGGCGATGCTCGCTGCCCGGCTGGGCCTCACCAACCTCACCGCGGTGATCGACGCCAACGGCTACCAGGAGTACGGTTGGGCACCCCAAGGCGATCCATGCCCGGTGCCCGATCTGCCGGCCAAGCTGCGGGCCTTCGGGTGGCGGGTGACGGAGGTGGACGGCCACGACCACGGCAACCTGGCGCAAGTCTTCGACCAGATCATCACGAGCAGCGAGGAGCCCGGAGCGAGAAGCCCGGCGGCGGTGGTGGCCCGCACCGTCAAAGGCAAGGGCGTCCCCTTGGCGGAAGCCGACCCGCTCCGCTTCCATTGCACCACGGTGACCCAGGAGGAGCACCACCGCATGCTCGCCGGCCTGTCATGA
- a CDS encoding sigma-70 family RNA polymerase sigma factor, translating to MPTKPAPGSEQDEARILRWVAEFQAGEREAAFRKIFERFHRPVERFFARRGVAPEDRLDLTQETFLNLYRGLADWRPEARFGTWLFRIATTTYLKHRRALSAAKRSGEEVSQDAVEATTLWASDAEQLDGVLVAERRQAVAGAMAELPERMRHCLLLRVDHGLKYREIARVMQVSIQTVKAHLFQARGKLADRLRTGAVGEEARG from the coding sequence GTGCCCACGAAGCCGGCCCCCGGCTCGGAGCAGGACGAAGCGCGAATCCTGCGCTGGGTGGCCGAATTCCAAGCCGGAGAACGGGAGGCGGCCTTCCGCAAGATCTTCGAACGCTTCCACCGCCCCGTGGAGCGCTTCTTCGCCCGCCGCGGCGTGGCACCGGAGGATCGCCTGGACCTGACCCAAGAGACCTTCCTCAACCTTTACCGCGGTCTGGCGGACTGGCGCCCCGAGGCGCGCTTCGGCACCTGGCTCTTCCGCATCGCCACCACCACCTATCTCAAACACCGGCGCGCCCTGAGCGCCGCCAAACGCAGCGGGGAAGAAGTGAGCCAAGATGCCGTGGAAGCGACCACGTTGTGGGCCTCCGACGCCGAGCAGCTGGACGGCGTGCTGGTGGCGGAGCGGCGCCAGGCGGTGGCCGGCGCCATGGCGGAGCTGCCGGAGCGCATGCGTCACTGCCTGCTGCTGCGGGTCGATCACGGCCTCAAGTACCGGGAGATCGCCCGGGTCATGCAGGTCTCGATTCAAACCGTCAAGGCCCATCTCTTCCAAGCGCGAGGAAAGCTGGCGGATCGGCTGCGGACGGGCGCCGTCGGCGAGGAGGCACGGGGATGA
- a CDS encoding CHAT domain-containing protein, protein MPRSPEQISVAEGEIHRYRLSLKAGDYCQLRVQQLGADVLLVLLGPSGVELARTDSPNGRRGGEEVAVVADTAGEHVLQIHGASTGEYRIELVAQRPATDEDRRRAEALAQLQRGELLRQAGRMDEAEAFLATALEGFRGLGDPGPETQAREADALDRLARCAQAQGHQQEALKLQRQAVDALPETAPPEQRSAALARLGLLTFELGDLDAAVAAWRRALPLRPAEEDPAGRGRLLHNLGHAHQRRGEAQRALEAYEEALELHRQAAHRRGEAETLHNLGVLEEGLGEVERAHRHLAAAAEVWRKLGNASAHARTLDRLGLLELASGDAGRAAERFTQALDLRPSNNSPEAAVSLANLALARRHQGRSDEAMDLQRQALEIFIAVGDPLGEARCRENLGHLERHGGRLEHALEEHRRALDLYRRLRDPAGESSALYALALDFQATGQSAESLEAIGAALDLLEDQRDLIDAAALRRAFFATVEERYELAVELLMEQARAEPHQDWAWRALAASERARSRSLLDALSVPRGKARGIRSVGASPPSEEANTRLAEREATLAARLSATARLRTELLAASSGNGAALARIEIEIEELARQLDDARGKIARRQESPNTAQSLAANELARWVGAEEILLEFHLGREESYLWILDQQRGAPRLTTHTLPPVRRFADLARRAHELLASSHRREAEGALRPVLCQLSRELLAPVAEHLDSKRVLVVADGPLLYLPFGALPDPRSGGPCEQAPPLLAHQPVVSLPSLSSRRAAAERPGTPPEESLAILADPAFEPGEPGAAAGPPRLPGTRREAQRIADLAPQPPFLALGTEARKELFTSSALTPYRWLHLATHARVDEDRPELSSLLLAQRDDAGRAVDGQLLLHEIAGLELRSRLVTLSACRSALGREVRGEGLVGLTGAFLQAGAQQVLVSLWDVSDDATAELMSRFYRGLLQQRLPPEEALREAQLALLAEPRWRAPYHWAGFVLYGQPP, encoded by the coding sequence TTGCCGCGATCCCCGGAACAGATCTCCGTCGCTGAAGGCGAGATCCACCGCTATCGGCTATCGCTGAAGGCCGGCGACTACTGCCAGCTGCGCGTGCAGCAACTGGGCGCGGACGTTCTACTGGTGCTCCTCGGTCCCTCTGGAGTGGAGCTGGCCCGCACCGACAGCCCCAACGGCCGGCGCGGCGGCGAAGAGGTAGCGGTAGTCGCTGACACCGCCGGCGAGCATGTGCTCCAGATCCACGGCGCCAGCACCGGCGAGTACCGAATCGAGCTGGTAGCGCAGCGCCCGGCAACGGACGAGGATCGGCGACGGGCGGAAGCCCTGGCACAGCTCCAGCGGGGCGAGCTCCTGCGCCAGGCCGGGCGAATGGACGAGGCAGAGGCATTCCTGGCCACGGCGCTGGAGGGCTTTCGCGGCTTGGGAGATCCTGGCCCTGAAACGCAGGCCCGCGAGGCGGACGCCCTCGACCGCCTGGCCCGGTGCGCTCAGGCCCAGGGGCACCAGCAGGAAGCTCTGAAGCTCCAGCGACAGGCGGTGGATGCGCTCCCCGAGACCGCCCCACCGGAGCAGCGGAGTGCCGCTCTCGCCCGCCTGGGGCTGCTCACCTTCGAGCTCGGCGACCTGGACGCCGCCGTCGCCGCCTGGCGGAGGGCCTTGCCCCTGCGGCCGGCGGAGGAGGATCCCGCCGGCCGAGGCCGCTTGCTGCACAACCTGGGGCATGCCCACCAGCGGCGGGGAGAGGCTCAGCGGGCACTGGAGGCCTACGAAGAAGCGCTGGAGCTCCATCGACAGGCCGCCCACCGCCGGGGCGAGGCGGAGACCCTGCACAACTTGGGGGTCCTGGAGGAAGGATTGGGAGAGGTTGAGCGCGCCCACCGCCACCTCGCCGCCGCCGCGGAAGTCTGGCGAAAGCTGGGAAACGCCTCCGCCCATGCCCGCACCCTCGACCGCCTGGGCCTGCTGGAGCTCGCTAGCGGCGACGCCGGCCGCGCCGCAGAGCGCTTCACCCAAGCGCTGGACCTCCGCCCTTCGAACAACTCCCCTGAGGCAGCAGTCAGCCTGGCCAATCTGGCCCTGGCGCGGCGTCACCAGGGCCGTAGCGATGAAGCGATGGACCTCCAACGGCAGGCTCTGGAGATCTTCATCGCCGTCGGTGACCCCCTGGGGGAAGCCCGCTGCCGCGAGAACCTGGGCCATCTGGAGCGCCACGGCGGCCGTCTCGAGCACGCTCTGGAAGAGCACCGCCGAGCCCTGGACCTCTACCGCCGGCTGCGGGATCCCGCCGGAGAATCCTCCGCTCTCTACGCTCTGGCCCTCGATTTCCAAGCGACCGGTCAGTCGGCAGAATCTCTCGAAGCCATCGGCGCCGCCCTCGATCTGCTCGAAGACCAGCGCGACCTCATCGACGCAGCAGCCCTGCGCCGCGCCTTCTTCGCCACGGTGGAGGAGCGCTACGAGCTGGCGGTCGAGCTGCTGATGGAGCAGGCGCGCGCCGAGCCGCACCAAGACTGGGCCTGGCGAGCCCTGGCGGCCAGCGAACGGGCCCGCTCCCGCAGCCTCCTCGACGCTCTTTCGGTACCTCGCGGCAAAGCAAGAGGGATCCGCAGCGTGGGCGCCAGCCCACCATCCGAAGAAGCAAATACCAGGCTCGCCGAACGAGAAGCCACCCTCGCCGCCCGCCTCTCCGCCACCGCCCGGCTGCGCACCGAGCTGCTGGCAGCCTCCTCCGGCAACGGGGCGGCCCTGGCCCGCATCGAGATCGAGATCGAAGAGCTGGCCCGGCAGCTGGACGATGCCCGCGGCAAGATCGCGCGCCGTCAAGAAAGCCCCAACACTGCCCAATCCCTCGCCGCCAACGAACTGGCCCGGTGGGTTGGTGCGGAGGAAATCCTGCTGGAATTTCATCTGGGCCGGGAGGAAAGCTATCTGTGGATCCTCGACCAACAGCGAGGCGCGCCCCGGCTCACCACCCACACCCTACCCCCGGTGCGCCGTTTCGCAGATCTGGCTCGCCGAGCCCACGAGCTCCTCGCCAGCAGCCATCGCCGAGAAGCCGAAGGCGCCCTGCGACCCGTGCTTTGTCAGCTCAGCCGGGAGCTGCTGGCGCCGGTGGCGGAGCACCTGGATTCGAAGCGGGTGCTGGTGGTCGCCGACGGCCCGCTGCTCTACCTCCCCTTCGGAGCGCTGCCCGACCCACGCTCCGGAGGGCCCTGCGAACAGGCCCCACCGCTGCTGGCGCATCAGCCGGTGGTTTCCCTGCCCTCCCTCTCCAGCCGGCGGGCGGCGGCGGAGCGCCCCGGCACACCACCGGAGGAAAGCCTGGCGATCCTCGCCGACCCGGCCTTCGAGCCCGGCGAACCCGGAGCCGCCGCCGGGCCGCCAAGGCTCCCGGGCACCCGGCGGGAGGCCCAGCGCATCGCCGACCTCGCTCCGCAGCCGCCCTTCCTGGCCCTGGGCACCGAGGCGCGCAAAGAGCTCTTCACCTCCAGCGCCCTCACACCCTATCGGTGGCTGCACCTGGCGACCCACGCCCGGGTGGACGAGGACCGGCCAGAGCTCTCCTCCCTGCTTCTCGCCCAACGGGACGACGCCGGCCGTGCCGTGGACGGCCAGCTGTTGCTCCACGAGATCGCCGGCCTCGAGCTACGCTCCCGGCTGGTCACTCTCTCCGCCTGCCGCAGCGCCTTAGGCCGAGAGGTGCGCGGCGAGGGTCTGGTGGGGCTCACCGGAGCCTTCCTGCAAGCCGGCGCCCAGCAGGTTCTGGTGAGCCTTTGGGACGTCTCCGACGACGCCACCGCCGAGCTCATGAGCCGCTTCTATCGCGGCTTGCTCCAGCAGCGGCTACCACCAGAGGAGGCTCTGCGCGAGGCCCAGCTCGCTCTCCTCGCCGAGCCCCGCTGGCGAGCGCCCTACCATTGGGCCGGCTTCGTGCTCTACGGCCAGCCCCCATGA
- a CDS encoding transketolase: MRLADHCGRFLAEEAHQDPRIWVLDGDLADSDGAHHFAGEHPRRFVMAGIAEQAMVSVAAGMARCGLRPFVFSFAAFLCYRAYDQVRVGLSQAGQPVVLVGSHSGGCASRNGKTHAAFNDLALMASLPRLQVWAPAGPQEVRLAAGQLLAGSEPGYLRLPRRPLEDFPGVAAPLRWLAGGPGDHAPRIALAGCGLGSHLAAAARRWLEGRGHSLGQLHLARVAPLPKGLEEALAGVETLLVVEDHYGFGGLASLLQERALPTRIIPLGWPRSWSGKSGDDDDLLALGGLDAEGLARQILPYLENS; the protein is encoded by the coding sequence CTGCGCCTGGCGGACCACTGCGGCCGCTTCCTCGCCGAGGAAGCCCACCAGGACCCCCGCATCTGGGTTCTCGACGGCGACCTGGCGGATTCCGACGGTGCCCATCACTTCGCCGGCGAGCACCCCCGGCGCTTCGTCATGGCGGGCATCGCCGAACAAGCCATGGTCTCCGTCGCCGCCGGCATGGCCCGCTGTGGGCTGCGCCCCTTCGTCTTCTCCTTCGCCGCCTTCCTCTGCTATCGGGCCTACGATCAGGTGCGGGTGGGGCTCAGCCAGGCGGGGCAGCCGGTGGTGCTGGTGGGCTCCCACAGCGGCGGCTGCGCCAGCCGCAACGGCAAAACCCACGCCGCCTTCAACGACCTGGCACTGATGGCCTCGCTGCCGCGGCTGCAAGTGTGGGCGCCGGCGGGGCCGCAGGAAGTGCGCCTCGCCGCCGGGCAGCTGCTGGCCGGCAGCGAGCCCGGCTACTTGCGCCTGCCCCGCCGCCCGTTGGAGGACTTTCCCGGCGTCGCCGCCCCCCTGCGCTGGCTCGCCGGAGGCCCCGGAGACCATGCCCCGCGCATCGCCCTCGCCGGCTGCGGTCTCGGCTCCCACCTCGCCGCCGCCGCCCGCCGTTGGTTGGAAGGTCGGGGCCACAGCCTGGGGCAACTCCACCTGGCTCGGGTCGCGCCGCTGCCGAAGGGCCTGGAAGAGGCCCTGGCGGGGGTCGAGACGCTCCTGGTGGTGGAGGATCACTATGGATTCGGCGGCCTCGCCAGCCTGCTCCAGGAACGAGCCCTGCCAACCCGCATCATCCCCCTCGGCTGGCCCCGCTCCTGGTCCGGCAAGTCGGGCGACGACGACGACCTCCTGGCCCTCGGCGGCCTCGACGCCGAAGGCCTGGCCCGGCAGATTCTGCCCTACCTCGAGAACTCCTAG